In a genomic window of Allomeiothermus silvanus DSM 9946:
- a CDS encoding DUF4127 family protein — MKRVLLLPCDTRPPTLELPHQLARVAGVELLSPPLELLNDLNRPGDTARIAEWLREHAPAADAALVTLETLALGGMIPARRVSDSLEDALKRLEVLREVKRDNPRLRLLAYGVIVRVAHDNDPLEEKPYYGEWGAALRRVSEWTDRVERGADSSELAEARKAVPAEVLQDWLATRERNHQLHQAAIRLLEEEVLEHLCLTLDDTTPYGLATRDRRHLEARIDELNLWPRADVYPGADEVAAVLLARALVNTWGNPPKVFVRYPSVLAEEAVMLYEDRPLGELVKAHLRAAGCTWACSPESADLILAVNAPAFKQAHCQPDFEAVDTAARNLPEFVDRIAEDVSAGRNVAVADVAYANGAEERFTRLLLNAVDVTRLAGYAAWNTAGNTLGSAIASGVCSLRGGDRVARAEATFSRLVDDWLYQGRVRGEVREALGNPSPFDLGELKPRAEALIEARMAPLIQELWVRHFAPRLPGVRLERGPARLAWPRLFTGVFPLRLVREGRVI; from the coding sequence ATGAAGCGCGTGCTGCTGCTGCCCTGCGACACCCGCCCGCCCACCCTCGAGCTTCCCCACCAACTCGCGCGGGTGGCCGGAGTCGAGCTGCTTTCGCCCCCGCTCGAGCTGCTCAACGACCTCAACCGGCCCGGCGATACTGCGCGAATCGCCGAATGGCTGCGTGAGCACGCCCCCGCTGCCGACGCGGCCCTCGTCACCCTCGAGACCCTGGCCCTGGGCGGCATGATCCCGGCCCGCCGGGTGTCGGATAGCCTCGAGGATGCGCTGAAGCGGCTCGAGGTGCTGCGCGAGGTGAAGCGGGACAACCCCCGGCTACGCCTGCTGGCCTACGGCGTGATCGTGCGGGTGGCCCACGACAACGACCCGCTCGAGGAGAAGCCCTATTACGGCGAGTGGGGCGCGGCACTGCGCCGGGTGTCGGAGTGGACCGACCGGGTGGAGCGCGGGGCCGATTCCAGCGAGCTCGCGGAGGCCCGCAAGGCGGTGCCCGCCGAGGTGCTGCAGGACTGGCTCGCCACCCGCGAGCGCAACCATCAGCTTCACCAAGCAGCGATTCGGCTTCTCGAGGAAGAGGTACTCGAGCACCTTTGCCTGACCCTCGACGACACCACTCCGTATGGTCTAGCAACCAGGGATCGGCGGCATTTGGAAGCCCGGATCGACGAGCTGAATCTGTGGCCGAGGGCCGATGTGTATCCGGGTGCGGACGAGGTGGCAGCGGTGCTGCTGGCTCGAGCTTTGGTCAATACCTGGGGCAACCCCCCCAAGGTCTTCGTGCGGTATCCGTCTGTCCTGGCCGAGGAGGCCGTCATGCTCTACGAGGACCGCCCGCTAGGCGAACTGGTGAAAGCGCACTTGCGGGCGGCAGGCTGTACGTGGGCCTGTAGCCCCGAGTCTGCCGACTTGATCCTCGCGGTCAATGCTCCTGCCTTTAAGCAAGCCCACTGCCAGCCGGATTTCGAGGCCGTGGATACCGCCGCGCGCAACCTTCCCGAGTTCGTGGACCGGATCGCCGAGGACGTCTCCGCTGGCCGAAACGTCGCCGTGGCCGACGTGGCCTACGCTAACGGGGCCGAGGAGCGCTTCACCCGGCTGCTGCTGAATGCCGTGGATGTGACCCGGCTCGCCGGGTACGCCGCCTGGAACACCGCAGGCAATACGTTAGGCAGCGCTATCGCTTCGGGGGTCTGTTCCCTCCGCGGGGGCGACCGTGTAGCCCGGGCCGAAGCCACCTTCTCGAGGCTCGTCGATGACTGGCTCTACCAAGGCCGGGTGCGCGGCGAGGTGCGCGAGGCTCTAGGAAACCCCAGCCCCTTCGACCTGGGCGAGCTCAAGCCCCGCGCCGAGGCCCTGATCGAAGCCCGCATGGCCCCCTTGATCCA